From a single Sparus aurata chromosome 13, fSpaAur1.1, whole genome shotgun sequence genomic region:
- the pimreg gene encoding uncharacterized protein pimreg isoform X1 produces MDGVGRAVVGVWRQHTVLDESDGVESSPEAPDRFRKLRSSSSLNSLRMSLRKRLPLRSVQTNSLPENPTWETAKEQPKPNAVRKLTRGARNSISGVYQRIQREFSREECLVETPGRTCDGEEAGASKSRTPRRTPSRAATPRRAATPRHTPRSTVTPGRTPGSRGRRTPEAGVRGVKTGGGRRQLVRMAALRSPFASPNTQNQRLKFDQDLDSVSSGLRRLKHLSRAFDDLIGRDDRTRTKDRSGGAVMRKLDPSGKLSRSNLTRRATNLSNTVGGWAHTAVNTIRKPN; encoded by the exons ATGGACGGTGTTGGCAGAGCTGTGGTGGGAGTCTGGCGGCAACATACAGTCCTGGATGAGTCTGACGGGGTGGAGAGCTCCCCAGAGGCCCCAGACCGTTTCCGCAAGCTTCGCTCCTCATCGTCACTTAACTCCCTGCGAATGTCACTTCGCAAGCGGCTCCCACTGCGCTCTGTCCAGACCAACTCCCTCCCAGAGAATCCAACTTGGGAAACGGCAAAGGAGCAACCAAAACCCAACGCAGTCCGCAAACTGACTCGCGGTGCTCGCAACTCCATCAGTGGAGTGTATCAG AGGATACAGAGAGAGTTTTCACGCGAGGAGTGTTTGGTAGAAACCCCCGGTCGGACGTGTGATGGAGAAGAAGCTGGTGCCTCGAAGTCCCGCACCCCAAGACGTACGCCCAGTCGAGCCGCAACACCCAGACGAGCCGCAACACCCAGACACACCCCGAGATCAACTGTCACACCCGGACGTACCCCAGGCTCCAGGGGGCGAAGGACTCCTGAGGCTGGTGTACGGGGGGTGAAAACAGGAGGTGGAAGGAGGCAGCTCGTTCGCATGGCTGCATTACGAAGTCCCTTCGCCTCGCCCAACACACAGAATCAAAGGCT AAAATTTGATCAAGATTTGGATTCTGTGTCcagtggactcaggaggctcaAACATCTGTCCAGAGCCTTTGATGACTTAATTGGCAGAGATGACAG AACCAGGACAAAGGATCGTTCTGGAGGAGCAGTGATGAGAAAGTTGGACCCCAGTGGTAAACTCAGTCGCTCAAACCTCACACGTCGAGCCACGAACCTCTCAAACACAGTGGGAGGTTGGGCCCACACAGCTGTGAACACTATCCGCAAACCCAACTGA
- the pimreg gene encoding uncharacterized protein pimreg isoform X2 — MDGVGRAVVGVWRQHTVLDESDGVESSPEAPDRFRKLRSSSSLNSLRMSLRKRLPLRSVQTNSLPENPTWETAKEQPKPNAVRKLTRGARNSISGVYQRIQREFSREECLVETPGRTCDGEEAGASKSRTPRRTPSRAATPRRAATPRHTPRSTVTPGRTPGSRGRRTPEAGVRGVKTGGGRRQLVRMAALRSPFASPNTQNQRLKFDQDLDSVSSGLRRLKHLSRAFDDLIGRDDRRFNYSLIVE; from the exons ATGGACGGTGTTGGCAGAGCTGTGGTGGGAGTCTGGCGGCAACATACAGTCCTGGATGAGTCTGACGGGGTGGAGAGCTCCCCAGAGGCCCCAGACCGTTTCCGCAAGCTTCGCTCCTCATCGTCACTTAACTCCCTGCGAATGTCACTTCGCAAGCGGCTCCCACTGCGCTCTGTCCAGACCAACTCCCTCCCAGAGAATCCAACTTGGGAAACGGCAAAGGAGCAACCAAAACCCAACGCAGTCCGCAAACTGACTCGCGGTGCTCGCAACTCCATCAGTGGAGTGTATCAG AGGATACAGAGAGAGTTTTCACGCGAGGAGTGTTTGGTAGAAACCCCCGGTCGGACGTGTGATGGAGAAGAAGCTGGTGCCTCGAAGTCCCGCACCCCAAGACGTACGCCCAGTCGAGCCGCAACACCCAGACGAGCCGCAACACCCAGACACACCCCGAGATCAACTGTCACACCCGGACGTACCCCAGGCTCCAGGGGGCGAAGGACTCCTGAGGCTGGTGTACGGGGGGTGAAAACAGGAGGTGGAAGGAGGCAGCTCGTTCGCATGGCTGCATTACGAAGTCCCTTCGCCTCGCCCAACACACAGAATCAAAGGCT AAAATTTGATCAAGATTTGGATTCTGTGTCcagtggactcaggaggctcaAACATCTGTCCAGAGCCTTTGATGACTTAATTGGCAGAGATGACAG GCGGTTCAACTATTCCCTAATTGTGGAGTAG
- the tmigd1 gene encoding transmembrane and immunoglobulin domain-containing protein 1 isoform X2 encodes MKLMFRLPPFYLLLFCATQALGVTIDSVPGFNSDGVIQTELEKTVSLVCQRDSGSEPQADEELVWLRNGALVSLKEGNKEVRSSVCVTPVLYADNGANFTCHLSKNVTFSASIILDVTYPPQISGSEEVTVEEESDLLLQCDIEANPPVANTSWTLNGEELDLAAGGFTVTNDGFKIHLLVNKVEKSLHEGTYECSAYSNKYGQHTKTFHVTLTEKTMKFPLMPIIAGLVVVFLTLLLAFASRWKKIAKCCKKISK; translated from the exons ATGAAGTTGATGTTCAGACTTCCTCCCTTCTATTTGCTCCTGTTCTGTGCAACCCAGGCCTTAG GTGTTACGATCGACTCTGTCCCAGGATTCAACAGTGATGGCGTTATACAGACAGAGCTGGAGAAGACTGTGTCTCTGGTTTGTCAGCGTGACAGTGGCAGTGAGCCTCAGGCCGACGAGGAGTTGGTCTGGCTGAGGAATGGTGCTCTTGTCAGTCTGAAGGAAGGAAATAAAGAGGTTCGCAGCAGCGTGTGCGTTACACCTGTCCTCTATGCGGACAATGGTGCCAACTTCACCTGCCACCTGagcaaaaatgtcacattttctgCCTCGATCATCCTGGATGTCACAT ACCCCCCGCAGATCAGTGGGTCAGAGGAGGTTACAGTGGAAGAAGAGTCCGACCTGCTCCTGCAGTGTGATATCGAGGCCAATCCACCAGTCGCAAACACGTCTTGGACATTAAATGGGGAGGAACTAGACCTAGCAGCAGGAGGCTTTACGGTGACCAATGATGGCTTCAAAATCCACTTATTGGTTAACAAGGTGGAGAAGAGCTTGCACGAAGGCACATACGAGTGTTCAGCATACTCTAACAAATACGGACAACACACCAAGACCTTTCACGTCACACTTACAG AAAAGACCATGAAGTTCCCACTGATGCCCATCATAGCagggctggtggtggtgttcCTAACATTGCTTCTTGCCTTTGCTTCACGTTGGAAGAAGATTGCAAAG TGCTGCAAAAAGATAAGCAAATGA
- the tmigd1 gene encoding transmembrane and immunoglobulin domain-containing protein 1 isoform X1, translating into MIFPYIQVYQRKSKMKLMFRLPPFYLLLFCATQALGVTIDSVPGFNSDGVIQTELEKTVSLVCQRDSGSEPQADEELVWLRNGALVSLKEGNKEVRSSVCVTPVLYADNGANFTCHLSKNVTFSASIILDVTYPPQISGSEEVTVEEESDLLLQCDIEANPPVANTSWTLNGEELDLAAGGFTVTNDGFKIHLLVNKVEKSLHEGTYECSAYSNKYGQHTKTFHVTLTEKTMKFPLMPIIAGLVVVFLTLLLAFASRWKKIAKCCKKISK; encoded by the exons A TGATCTTTCCCTACATTCAGGTTTATCAAAGGAAGAGTAAAATGAAGTTGATGTTCAGACTTCCTCCCTTCTATTTGCTCCTGTTCTGTGCAACCCAGGCCTTAG GTGTTACGATCGACTCTGTCCCAGGATTCAACAGTGATGGCGTTATACAGACAGAGCTGGAGAAGACTGTGTCTCTGGTTTGTCAGCGTGACAGTGGCAGTGAGCCTCAGGCCGACGAGGAGTTGGTCTGGCTGAGGAATGGTGCTCTTGTCAGTCTGAAGGAAGGAAATAAAGAGGTTCGCAGCAGCGTGTGCGTTACACCTGTCCTCTATGCGGACAATGGTGCCAACTTCACCTGCCACCTGagcaaaaatgtcacattttctgCCTCGATCATCCTGGATGTCACAT ACCCCCCGCAGATCAGTGGGTCAGAGGAGGTTACAGTGGAAGAAGAGTCCGACCTGCTCCTGCAGTGTGATATCGAGGCCAATCCACCAGTCGCAAACACGTCTTGGACATTAAATGGGGAGGAACTAGACCTAGCAGCAGGAGGCTTTACGGTGACCAATGATGGCTTCAAAATCCACTTATTGGTTAACAAGGTGGAGAAGAGCTTGCACGAAGGCACATACGAGTGTTCAGCATACTCTAACAAATACGGACAACACACCAAGACCTTTCACGTCACACTTACAG AAAAGACCATGAAGTTCCCACTGATGCCCATCATAGCagggctggtggtggtgttcCTAACATTGCTTCTTGCCTTTGCTTCACGTTGGAAGAAGATTGCAAAG TGCTGCAAAAAGATAAGCAAATGA
- the slc47a1 gene encoding multidrug and toxin extrusion protein 1, producing the protein MEKLGSPEPAHPSPGSGPVAGESVAKTAGLEGDEAAAAVSSKLFRCACVRRWIPLVYREELYQVLRLAGPLLLSRILNFLLPFVISIFCGHIGNAELAGYALASAIINTTTTAAGYGLAMACDTLISQTFGSKNMKRVGVILQRSLLILLLFCLPCWAILINSYNLLLLLHQKDEVARIAHLYVMAFLPAVPAMFLHQLQFAYLQNQGIILPQMYTAAAANLFNLAANYVLIFSLDLGVTGSALANSLSQIAICLLLYGYIRWKKLHRRTWGGWSIDCLQDWDSYMKLAFPSAVMTCLEWWIWEIGGFLAGILGEVDLAAQHVMDEVGTIIYMFPLGIHAATCVRVGNALGAGNTNRAIVTCKVALVLSGALAVVQGIVIGSSKSIIGYIFTSDEDIVAIVSKNLTVYTFVQFFDAILCVCSGILVGAGMQKIGALSNLVSYYFIGLPVGVALMFAAKLRTLGLWLGLFICVSIQAVVFLILIFKLNWKKVTHKAQLRAGRKVMLIPTRPVSTVLTEAMVSDFLDCPNAAQLDSEEASKAPGYSPVHTQDQELKVAHEAGGNNTNACGTEGDAEKSKNTSNTKPKAQLSVTHLILRRGLTLVVTVLTLVVGIAFHFAFPIPAHTAESRANFTQDWSNNSTLAPLVSLDLTTNL; encoded by the exons atggagAAGCTGGGTTCTCCGGAACCTGCACACCCCTCACCGGGTTCGGGGCCCGTTGCTGGGGAGTCCGTTGCCAAGACAGCAGGGCTTGAGGGAGACGAGGCAGCGGCGGCGGTCAGCTCCAAACTGTTTCGGTGTGCGTGCGTTAGACGTTGGATACCACTGGTCTACAGAGAGGAACTCTACCAAGTTTTACGGCTCGCGGGCCCTTTG ctgctgtctCGGATTCTGAACTTTCTCCTGCCTTTTGTTATCTCCATATTCTGTGGTCACATTGGAAATGCAGAACTGGCTGGATACGCTCTCGCCTCAGCG ATCATTAACACGACCACAACTGCAGCAGGCTATGGCCTTGCTATGGCTTGTGACACGCTCATTTCTCAG ACATTTGGCAGTAAGAACATGAAACGAGTGGGAGTAATTCTCCAGAGGAGTTTGTtgatcctgctgctgttttgtctgcCCTGTTGGGCTATCCTCATCAACTCTTACAACTTACTGCTCCTCCTGCACCAAAAGGATGAGGTGGCGAG AATTGCCCACCTCTACGTGATGGCGTTTCTACCTGCTGTTCCT GCCATGTTCCTGCACCAGCTGCAATTTGCCTACCTCCAGAACCAA ggGATCATTCTGCCTCAGATGTACACGGCAGCAGCAGCGAACCTTTTTAACTTGGCGGCGAACTACGTCTTGATCTTCAGCCTTGATTTGGGTGTCAC TGGTTCAGCACTCGCTAACAGCCTCTCTCAGATCGCCATCTGCCTGCTGTTGTACGGCTACATCAGATGGAAGAAGCTTCATCGGCGGACATGGGGAG GCTGGTCCATTGACTGTCTGCAGGACTGGGACTCCTATATGAAGCTGGCTTTTCCCAGTGCTGTCATGACCTGCTTAGAGTGGTGGATCTGGGAGATTGGCGGTTTCCTTGCTG GTATACTTGGCGAGGTGGATCTTGCTGCTCAGCATGTGATGGATGAAGTAGGAACCATAATATATATG TTCCCTCTAGGTATCCATGCAGCTACCTGTGTACGTGTTGGGAATGCCCTGGGGGCCGGAAACACAAACAGGGCCATAGTCACTTGCAAAGTGGCCCTGGTCCTATCAG GAGCACTTGCAGTGGTACAGGGTATTGTCATTGGTAGCTCCAAATCCATCATTGGCTACATATTTACATCTGACGA AGACATTGTGGCAATCGTTTCAAAGAACCTCACAGTCTACACGTTTGTGCAGTTCTTTGACGCAATTCTG tgtgtttgttcaggGATACTTGTTGGAGCTGGGATGCAGAAAATCGGCGCCCTGTCCAATCTGGTGTCTTACTACTTCATTGGTTTGCCAGTCGGAGTAGCACTGATGTTTGCTGCCAAGCTCAGAACACTAG GCCTGTGGCTGGGTCTCTTCATTTGTGTTTCCATCCAGGCGGTTGTCTTCCTGATTCTTATCTTCAAACTCAATTGGAAGAAAGTCACACACAAG GCTCAACTGCGAGCTGGAAGGAAAGTGATGCTGATACCAACGCGTCCCGTAAGCACAGTACTGACTGAAGCGATGGTGTCCGACTTCCTTGACTGCCCTAATGCA GCCCAGCTGGACAGTGAAGAAGCCTCTAAAGCACCCGGTTACAGTCCAGTCCACACCCAGGATCAGGAGCTGAAAGTAGCCCATGAGGCCGGGGGCAACAATACAAATGCATGTGGCACTGAGGGGGATGCCGAAAAGAGCAAAAACACTTCAAATACCAAACCCAAAGCGCAGCTCTCTGTAACTCACCTCATCTTGCGTCGAGGACTCACCCTCGTGGTTACAGTTCTCACTTTGGTAGTAGGTATCGCTTTCCATTTCGCGTTTCCTATCCCGGCACACACTGCTGAGAGCCGAGCCAACTTCACCCAGGACTGGTCAAATAACTCCACTCTTGCACCGCTGGTTTCACTGGACCTGACCACAAacctctga